The Thermomonospora curvata DSM 43183 DNA segment AACGGCGCTCCCACCGCGCGCAAGCAGACCCCGCAGGCGGGAGGCGAGCCCACCCCGTCCGGGGGCGGGAAGGTCTCATCGCGCGCTCAGGGCTCCGGCCCGTCCGGCACGCGCGGGTCCGCCTCGCCTGCGGGGGAAGAGACGGTCCCGCCCGCCGATGAGCGGACGATCCCGCCCGATGAGGATCCCGTTCCATCTCCCGAACGCCGGGAGGCGCCCAAGCCGCGGCGCAGGACGCTCGCGCTGCCGGCGGCGGCGCTCGCCGTGGCCGTGGTGGCGGGGGGCGGCTGGCTGGTGCTGCGTCCGGGAGGGGATTCCACGCCGCGCATTCCCGATCGGCTCGCCGGGACCTGGCGGGGGCCGGTCTCTGAGGGCGACGGTTTCACCAACGCCACGAACGAGGTGACGCTGTCGCTGCCGGCCGGGCAGGAGACCGGGACGCTGAGCGGCAGCCGCTGCTCGGGGATGCTGCGGGTGGACCGGGTCGACGGGGACCGGCTGTTTTTGAAGTTCACCAGCGGTCCCTGCGAGCACGGGGAGGTGCGGGTGTACCCGAGCGGCGGCGGGCTGTATTACATGCTGCACGGCGGCGGGCACGACACCGGCGACGGCACGCTCCACAGATCAGGGCCCTGAGCTGCGCTTTCATCCGCAGGCCACGGAGCGCGCGTGACCAACGACACGATGCAGCGAAATTGAATGTCGTTCTAGTATTCGGCTCGGGTTTCCGTGTGGTGGGGGGTGCTCGATGAGCGTGGAGTCGGAGCTGGAGCTGTGGAACACCCTGTCGGGGGCCGAGCTGATCAAAGCGATAGGCGAGGGCAGGTTCCCGCAGCTCACTCCGATCAACGACCACATCGGGCAGCGGGTCGTCGACGCCGAGCACGGCCGGGTGGAGCTGGCCTGGAGCCCGGAGGAGAAGCTGTGCAACCCCGGCGGCACCGTGCACGGCGGCTACATCGCGATGATCCTCGACAACGCCGTCTGCCTGGCCGCCTCCAGCACCTGCGAGTACTTCCTGCCGATGCTCACGCTCAGCCTGAGCGTGGACTACGTGCGTCCGGTCCAGGCCGGGCGGACCTACCGCGTCGAGGGCCGGTGCGTGCACCCGGGCCGCACCCGGATGCTGTCCACCGCCGCCGTCACCGACGCCGACGGCAAGCTGCTGGCCCAGGCCACCGCGAGCGTCGTCCCCAACCAGGCGTTCGTCCGCTGAGGTCCCGGCCGCTGCCAGCCGGAGGAGACTGCGGCCCCGGCGGGGAGAACGCATAGGCTGGGCCCATGGTGGAACCCGGCAAAATCGTCAGCATCGTCAAGCAGGCGCGCGACCGGCGCACGGCCCCGCTGGTCCTGGAGCTCGATCTGGCCGACGGGATCGTGGAGGCCGCCCCGGCCGACCCGCTGTCGGCCCTGCTGTCGATGCGCCGCACCCACCTGCGGGACGTGCTGGACGGGCTGCGCAAGGCCCGCGG contains these protein-coding regions:
- a CDS encoding PaaI family thioesterase, with protein sequence MSVESELELWNTLSGAELIKAIGEGRFPQLTPINDHIGQRVVDAEHGRVELAWSPEEKLCNPGGTVHGGYIAMILDNAVCLAASSTCEYFLPMLTLSLSVDYVRPVQAGRTYRVEGRCVHPGRTRMLSTAAVTDADGKLLAQATASVVPNQAFVR